The Malus sylvestris chromosome 8, drMalSylv7.2, whole genome shotgun sequence genomic interval tctttgtcttgccaCTTGGCATTGACAAGCCACCATTGGACTGAAGAGAAAagtacaaggagaagaaggtggATCATATCAGATGGAAATAAGACCATGGGACGTCATTGCATGTACTTTACTATATAGTTAGGAACAAgtcgttttattttatttttttttttttttgacatttaATTGATAATATAATGTGTGACAAACTAAGATCTAAATGTGGTTGACACATGGCAACAACCCACCCATGACTTAATTCTGTCTCGAAAGAATTTGGGTTTCAGTAATATGGCACCTACTACAACTTTGAATTCGTATATAGTGATGGAAAAAGCAAGGAGAGAGGGATCAAAGGAAGGTTTTGACCATATTAAAGGGAAAATCAAAACCGATATTGCACGCAAGGAACTTAGTTATACCGCGATTCAAATCGTTCAATTTTGTGTGGAGCGATCATGAGTCAACTTATTATATGAATATTTTGCGCGTGATTAGTTTCGGATAATAAAATTTTAAGTACCTCGTAATAAAGTTTGCATGGATTGAATTATGTATGATTGATTCtagtattttattatttgtaaaAGTAGAACATCGTTTTTTTAGATCATAACTATTATCATTCTTGCAActagtttaataatttttcgaTGTAATTTTGCTGCTCATGAGGTGGCTTCGTTTGCTACCAAGCATGGCGATGAGTTTCCTTGGGATGAGATTAGCCcggattttttatttaatatttttgcaGCAGATATAAACCTTGCCATTTGGCTGTAATAAATTTCTAtcttttcgacaaaaaaaaaaaacgttgatTTGTATTATTTAGGTTTGGgataattaattttaatgtagaatctactatttttttttttttttgttctttatgAGTGAGTAAACGCATGATATGTCAAAAAGAGAATTATATAAACCTCAGATACTCATTCCCTACACGTAAACATGTCCCAAACGTAATATGCTCATAACTAATTAAACTGTCATTTTTCAAAGCATGCGCGAGGAGTTTGGTAAAATTCCCATGAATTTGAACGCTAATAGTTGCAGGTAGATTGATTTGTTCACCCCCTTCCCTCCCTTTTGACTATGACATCTTCGGCACCTTCCAGTTTTTACCAGCTTCATCAATTCGCATGCATGACTCGACTCTGACTGACTACGAGACATATACGTATAACGTATTAGACTTGTAGATGACATGCATCATATTATTAATCTGTAAATTAAGCAATCTCGACATGCTTGAAGGTAATTAAGTACTCAGACATTTTTAAATTCCTGCATGCATGCCAATCCTTATCTGATCTTGACGTGCTAACACCTTATTAACCTAAATAATTCAGCACTGCCAAACTGACCTACCCCGCAAGGCatgataattaaatttaaaaacgaaaaaaaagtaTAATCCCATGGATTTTAGGTTAGAGTGGATGTGATACCGCTATGCACTCGAACTCGTTCTTTATCTTAGAGATCGCTTGTATTAGAAGTATAACTCCATAGAGTCTTTTATATATATCAAGTAATACGTATAACTCCATGTATAGTTTGTATGAATTTCCAAATCCTATAAAATCTATTGCTATTAAAATCTTCCTAAATCTTAGGTTGACTACAACCCTAAACATTGCCAGTTTATTATTGGAATTTTGGAAATTACACCCCTAAACATTGCCAGTTTTATATTCTGGAAATTAGGACTTTTTAAAACTGGACCACTTGTTTGGTGCTGATGTAGTCTGTAAAGCTGGTTTCTCAATTTGCTAATGGAGTCTGGTGTACAAGTCAAAGAGGTAGGCAAGTGATTAGCCGTCCCTAAAAGGCTACAAAGCAGCACATGGTTTGGTAGAATTGTTACATATAGAATATATAATCCCCTGTATAAATTCTAATTATTTATATAAGGATATGCATGCATAGATATATACataaacatatacatatatatatatatatatatatatatatttgtgtgtgtatatataatagCAGCCTTCACGTTCGTATAACAACTTCCTCATCAAtacaacaaattaattaatctcCAAATCTTTTTTTTCCCTCAAGATATGACTAGAACGAAAATCCTCACATGGAAATGCATTATCCTAGGCTGTTACAAGAGCACTACAGATCCAGAGAGCCGCCTGCCGCAGCCAGTTCTAAAGCAAACCCCTTTGCTGCAGCCGAGAGTCTCCATCTCGGATGTAAGCGATGATCCGAGCTCGACTCTCTTCGCAGACGATCTCTCCAACCCCCTCATCGGCCTCAACCTTCACGTGTTTTCGCTCGTGGAGCTTGGAATTGTCACAAGAAATTTTTCACGTAGTCGTCTACTCGGGGAAGGTGGGTTTGGACCAGTGTTCAAAGGGTTTGTTGGTGACAAGCTTAGGCCTGGATTGAAGGCTCAGCCCGTGGCTGTCAAGCTGTTGGACTTGGATGGTTTGCAAGGCCACAAAGAATGGCTGGTGTGTTTCctacatgtgtatatatatttcacgtctaaaatgatttttgcactcttattttcttctccatccttctttcttttttcttaattgTATGATTGAataaaatgaaggaaaataacaaaaaaaaaaaaagggggaggaGAGTGTTGATCAAGGAGAAATTGAGAATGTGAAAATCACTACGCTtgaatgtttgaattttaaatGACCATAATGGCCTTCTTCAGTTAAATGgcattgcattttttttttctctttgtttgTAGGCAGAGATTATATATCTTGGGCAACTGAGGCATCCAAATCTTGTGAAGCTGATTGGATATTGTTGTGAAGACGAGCAAAGGCTTCTAGTTTATGAATACATGGCAGGAGGAAGCTTAGAAAATCAACTCTTCAGAAGTGagttgtttttccattttttcttgaaaaaacTTGTGTTCATTAATCAGCTGCAAAGTTTGTTCAACAAGTACTATAAAAATGCAGGTTATTCCACTCCTCTGTCGTGGTCGAAAAGAATGAAAATCGCCATTGGGGCAGCGAAGGGCCTTGCATTCCTCCATGAAGCAGATCACAAGCCTGTCATAATCCGAGATTTCAAGACTTCAAACATTCTGCTGGAATCTGTATGTTCTTTCGGAACTCCCTTACATTTTGCTGATGTATATGTGATCTTTGTCACTTCTTTTTTCATGCTACATAAGTCTAAAAAAGTCCAAAACAACTAAGCAATAATCGAACGTGACTCTATCATCATGAGTAATAGGATGCAAACATTCAGGAGACTCATTCAAAAACTGCAAAATAGTTGTAagattgaatttgaattaatttgtCCCCCTTCCAGGATCATACAGCTAAACTTTCAGATTTCGGGTTAGCAAAGGACGGTCCAGAAGGAGAAGACACACATGTAACAACACGTAGAATAGGGACACAGGGGTATGCAGACCCTGAATACATCATGACTGGTAAGCCAATCAAGTTTAGTACTTAATTAGTTGTTTAGACTCTCATTAGTCATAAACTAATCAAGTTTAGTACTTAATTGATTAAAGGTTGCTTGACGACCAAGAGTGATGTCTATAGTTTTGGAGTTGTTCTACTAGAGCTATTGACAGGTAAACGGTGCATAGATAATAGCCGTCCCAAACGCGAACAGAACCTTGTGGAGTGGGCAAAACCTCGCCTGAAGGACCCCAGAAAGCTCGACCAGATTATAGACCAGATGATGGAGGGACAGTATTCAACACGAGGGGCTCGAAAGGCGGCTGCATTGGCTTACAGTTGCTTGAGCCACAATCCAAAGCAAAGGCCTAGGATGAGTGATGCGGTTGTGATCTTGGAGGGTCTTCAGGACTTCAATGAAGGGTTAGTTGTTAGGCCATTTGTTTATGTAGCACCAAATGATGAGGATAGTAATAGTAGCATCAAAACCATTGTAACAacatctccaaatgagatgtcaaatttaaaaCATGAAAATGATATTTGATGGCTTAGAgaatctccaaaggagaagtcaaaaaGTCTGTATcagaaataacaacaaaaaaagcaGCTTCAATGTTTTATAACCGAAATGCCAATTCCTACGTAACATGACAAGGATTGACATCAAAGGtggttgctgtcaaatttgacagaaaCTCCAAATCTATTTTTAGTGGTTAATAAATGtctttttttaccatttttatcattattttttgtTCTAGAAAGATTTATTACAattgtaaaaattaaataatgcaATAAATAATAGTTAAATAATATATCGGGTGGAgaacacaattaaaaaaaagtgccacataagcc includes:
- the LOC126633317 gene encoding serine/threonine-protein kinase RIPK-like → MTRTKILTWKCIILGCYKSTTDPESRLPQPVLKQTPLLQPRVSISDVSDDPSSTLFADDLSNPLIGLNLHVFSLVELGIVTRNFSRSRLLGEGGFGPVFKGFVGDKLRPGLKAQPVAVKLLDLDGLQGHKEWLAEIIYLGQLRHPNLVKLIGYCCEDEQRLLVYEYMAGGSLENQLFRSYSTPLSWSKRMKIAIGAAKGLAFLHEADHKPVIIRDFKTSNILLESDHTAKLSDFGLAKDGPEGEDTHVTTRRIGTQGYADPEYIMTGCLTTKSDVYSFGVVLLELLTGKRCIDNSRPKREQNLVEWAKPRLKDPRKLDQIIDQMMEGQYSTRGARKAAALAYSCLSHNPKQRPRMSDAVVILEGLQDFNEGLVVRPFVYVAPNDEDSNSSIKTIVTTSPNEMSNLKHENDI